The Sesamum indicum cultivar Zhongzhi No. 13 unplaced genomic scaffold, S_indicum_v1.0 scaffold00109, whole genome shotgun sequence genome contains the following window.
ACAAAACTCTGAACCTTATTCgttgtgattattataaaatctttCTTGTGCATTGAAGTGAAGCCTTTcttcttaaatatcacattctTCTAATAGAAGACAAAATGTGGGAACTTAAGAATAACACATTAATGTAGATTGTCAACAATCGCTATTGTTGTTTTAACTGCTGCTTATCTGCAGCAGTTTCTTCTTATATTCCTTCCCAAGCAACAGGCTTGATTCCTTGAGCATCCTTATGACCTGCAATTGGTCCCTACACTAGAATCAATTCATATTACAAGAAAAGGAGTAACTAAAAATATCAGTGTCCATTTTCAGTCTTCTCGGCAGCAAACAATCCCCTCTCCAAAAGCCAATCTTGTATCATAACTTGAGAATTCACAGGCTGATCAGTGGGAACAAGATGGCCAGCATTTAAGACCACAACATGACTCAAATTTTCCCATCTCTGCACGTAACCAGCCAGCATCCCATCCACCCTCCAAATTTTCCTCTCTGCCTCCAAGAACTCGTGGATCCCTTCCCATTTCATCTTCTTCACCCACGACAAAGTTGACATCACGCCATCTCTCAAGTCACACTGTCCTTGATATAACAACACCTTCGTCCTCTTAACCAAGAATTCCACCATATACCTCACACTCCTCATCACATCATTGTGCAAAGCGTCCCCCACCACCTTGCTACATAGCTCGAAAACCATGGATTCGTTCACTCCCAATGCCCTTTTCACCTCCACATCGTTCAAGAACTTAACCACTACTCTATTTGGGTAAGGAGTTAGCCTCCTAAAGTCATACAAGGTGGCTAAGCCAGTCATATTTGTCATTGTACCCAACACCCTATTTCTTGCATTGGTGGCCTCATTCCAATCACCTTTTCTGACATATCCAATAGCCTCCAACtgaattttctccaaaagGATCGTTTGCTTTTCATTGATCAGAcccaaattataacaatttgcAGCATGAGTTGCCACTTGAATCTCAGGATCAGTCAATCCATTTCCAATGGCAACACCAGCCAAATTCACTCTACTTCCACTTGGCAAAACAGCATTCTTCTTCAGAATGTAATATCCAAGTGCTGGAAGATACTTCCCAGCATAACTCTCACCAGTTATGTATATTGGCCTGGTTTTGAATGACTTATCCAAGGCAACAAACTTCTTGATTGCTATAAAGAGGTGTTTGGCAACAtcatattggtttcttggtaTTTCTTCCGGTG
Protein-coding sequences here:
- the LOC105178901 gene encoding serine carboxypeptidase-like 50; its protein translation is MGSALLNLFLLLSILALLRHSAAATSYPKEALPTKSGYLTVNSTTGSAIFYTYYEAQNTTLSQTPILIWLQGGPGCSSMLANLFEIGPWLVNQELSLEPNPSSWNKIFGLLFLDNPIGTGFSIAASPEEIPRNQYDVAKHLFIAIKKFVALDKSFKTRPIYITGESYAGKYLPALGYYILKKNAVLPSGSRVNLAGVAIGNGLTDPEIQVATHAANCYNLGLINEKQTILLEKIQLEAIGYVRKGDWNEATNARNRVLGTMTNMTGLATLYDFRRLTPYPNRVVVKFLNDVEVKRALGVNESMVFELCSKVVGDALHNDVMRSVRYMVEFLVKRTKVLLYQGQCDLRDGVMSTLSWVKKMKWEGIHEFLEAERKIWRVDGMLAGYVQRWENLSHVVVLNAGHLVPTDQPVNSQVMIQDWLLERGLFAAEKTENGH